TGTTTGCGAAGCCAGTGGTCGACGTTCGGCCGCAACGGCGTGATGCGCCGGCCCGATCGAAGCGCCGGCCATTGCCAGTACCTGCCTCTCTTACGGACGAAGAGATGGTGCGCAGACTCGAGGATGGCGGTCAGTACCGCATTCTTCGCAAGCTTGTACCAAGGAAGATCGCGGTCAACAGGCGTCCGGAGTTCCAGCGGGTTGGCGTGATCCTTGACACGGAGACGACCGGCCTCAATCATCGCAGTGATGAGATTATAGAGATCGGCCTGATTGCCTTCACATTCGATGATTTTGGCCATATCGGCGATGTCATCGGCGTCTATGGTGGATTGCAACAACCAGGCACGCCAATCCCACCCGAAATCACCAAGCTTACCGGCATCACCGATGAGATGGTTGAGGGGCAGATGATCGACATGCAACAGGTCCGCAGGATGGTTGCGCCGGCGGATCTGGTGATAGCGCACAACGCCGGCTTCGATCGGCCGTTCTGTGAAGCGTTTTCAAATGTCTTTGCTGCCAAGGCCTGGGCATGTTCGGTTTCTGAAGTTGACTGGAATGCCCGCGGTTTTGAGGGCACCAAGCTCGGATATCTGATTGGGCAGGCCGGCTATTTTCATGACGGCCACCGCACCGTCGATGACTGTTTCGCGCTGCTTGAGGTTCTTGATCGCAACGTAGGAGAGGAGGAGACGCCATTCGCGGAGTTGGTCCGCACCAGCGGGCAGTCACGGGTGCGTATTTTTGCCGAGCATAGTCCGTTCGAAATGAAGGATCATCTGAAGGGCAGGGGATATCGCTGGTCCGATGGCAGCGATGGCCGGCCGAAGTCCTGGTGGATCGAAATCGACGAGGACGCGCTGCGCGACGAACTGCATTATCTACGCTCGGAGATCTACCGGTGGGAGGAGGCCGACCCGCCCATCCAGCATCTGACCGCTTTCGATCGCTTCAAGGCATAAGCAGGTTCGGGGATCTCAGAGAGCGCCACGCATCTATTTCGATGCGTAAACGTGTGGCGCAGACGTCGTAATTACTGATGTCATGGCTCTCTACAAAAGCCATTTCTTCTAACCGAGATCAAGAAGGCTTTTTCCTAGCGAGGCGAGGGGCATCGCTTCGATACCGTTCTTCAGCGGGAAAACCTCTTGTCCGGGATAGACGACAATGCGCCGCGCCGGATCGATATCCTCGCAGGCAAGATAGAAGCCTTTCTCGAGTTTCGGTGTCAGGCTGCGCTTGATTTCGATAGCCCAAGGACGACCGCCTGGCGGGGTGAGAAGGAGGTCGATCTCCGCGCCCGCCGACGTTCGATAGAAATTGCTCTGGGTTCCGGCCGGTGCTGCGGCTATCAACGTCTCGATCACGAACCCTTCCCAGCTTGCGCCAGCCACCGGGTGACCGAGCAGGTCCTCCTGGGTGGTCAGTCCGAGCAGGGTGTGAGTGATGCCGCTGTCACGAACGTAGACCCGTGGTGATTTGACCAGGCGTTTGCCAACGTTCGCATGCCAAGGCTCAAGGCGCCGCACAAGCAGCAGATCAACCAGGAGATCGAGATAGGAGGCGACCGTCTTACCGTCGACGCCCAGCGCGCGGGCAAATTCCGCTGCGTTCAAAAGTCCTGACTGATGATGCGCAAGCATGGTCCAGAAGCGCCGTAGCGTTTCTGCTGGAATGCGGGGCCCAAGCAGGGGAATGTCCCGTTCCAGATAGGTCCGGATAAAGTCTTGCCGCCACCGTTGGCTTACACGATCATTTGTAGCGAGGAAACTATCGGGGAATCCACCCCGCAGCCATAGGGTGTTCAAATCGTGGGCCGGCACTTCCAAGCCATCGATGGGACCCATTTCCAGATAGGCGATGCGGCCTGCCAGCGTTTCACCCGACTGTTTCAGCAGGTCAATGGATGCCGAGCCGAGGAGTAGGAAATGCCCGGCTTTCCTCCCATCTCGCCGGCGACGATCGATAAGACCACGCAGATTCTGGAAAAGATTGGGCAGGCGATGAACCTCGTCCAAAATCACCAACTTGTCGCTATGCTGACTGAGATACAGCTCCGGCTCGGCGAGTTTGGCTCGGTCGGCATCAGATTCGAGATCAAGATAGATCGACGGACGATGGTCCGCTATGTTGAGCGCCAGTGTCGTCTTGCCGACTTGGCGCGGGCCAATCAGCGCAACGGCAGGGCTCGTGTCGATTAGCTCGTTCAGTTCAGCGGTAATTCGGCGCTCAATCATCCTTGCATTTATGGAGTATAATTCCACAATTGCAAGGATAAATTATCGAAACTCGAGCTCCGTCAGAAGCCCCGTCGGCTTGCGATCTAAGAGGGCCGCCAGGCGTCTTCAGGTTGGGGGCGTGGACGCCTGGCGTAGAGAAGTTCACCGGGTAGTGAACAGCCCAACGATACAATCACCATCGCCGAGGGGAAAGACTGCCCAAAGGGGTAGGGTAGGCAAAACCCTATATGGCGGCGTAGCCGGGCGAGCAGAGCGAATGACCTTCGTTTTGGTTGTCGCGCTTGCTGACACGATCACGCCGCTACGTCGTGGGTCGGTCGGTCATTCTGAAGACGAGTGCTCTGCTCGCCAGATTCATCGGTCTTTCAAGTGTTGGGAGTTAGGGCATTGCGTCAGGCGACCTGAGCCGATGCGAACCGCTGCGCAACCCCGGCCGCGTCACCCACTGAAGTGTAGATGCGATGTGCAATCGAGTCTGGGGTAGCAGGGGCCTATTCCGGCCCCAATTGCGCGGCCATTGTCGAAATAACGACCGGAATTCCACCGGTAGGCGGCGCGTAGCTGGTAATCTTAACGCTGCAAGCAGGCCTGGTGTTGCTAATGATCGTCCACAAGCTGCCCGCAGATGTGTTGACTACGCCGATGGTCCCGCGCCCTGATTGGCTCATGACTTTCATGCTTGGATCGACCATCGACATGACCCTGGTAGTGCGCTGATAGTCGCCGAGTTCGGGCAAGAAGAACACAACCGTAATTCGGCTCGCGTTGCCAGGCTGGGTCTGAGTGGCGCCTGCCGCACCATCGACTATTTTCATCCAATCCGGAACAGCAATGGCACAGCCACCTTTAGAGGCATGGAAACGCTTCCAACCTGCTGGGGGAGGGGAGGCTACGTGCGGCGTCGTCACACAGCTGGAGAGAGCAGTCATCAGAGCAAGCCCAGCGATCAAGGGCAGTGAAGGGCGCATTGCAAATTCCTAGATGGGTATGAATGTGATGCGGCACCGGGTTGCGGCGCCGATACGTGCGCTAAACGTTTGTTTTGGCGGGCGTGACAGGGGTTATTTCACCCTGCTTATTCGCAGATGCCACTTTGATCTGGCTTTACTGGGCTTTCATCCGCAAAACACGCGTATCACCTTAGATTTCGGATTAGTCACGGATTGGACCGCAGTGTCGCTGTGGACGAAATTCAAGCGCGTAGGGGTATCGGTAGCGACCCGTTCTTCGCTTCCGTAGTGTCGTGAATCTCCGGGTATTTTTAGCCCCGTTGTCGCGGAAGATGGACCTCCTACCAACTTTTGATATCGAGAGGCGCCGCAAGCATCAGAGGTTGACCTTGATGCCGAGTTGGATGGAGACGTGGTTTCACAGGCGCTTAAAGACATTAGTGCCAATAATACAGGTGCAATGACTAAAGGTTTCAAGGTTCCCCCCTTCGGGCTGCTAAATAGCCAGACCTCTGGCATGCCAGAGTTAGACCTGACATCATCAGGCTATCTACTGCCTTAACCGGTATCAAGCTGACAATTTCAGGTGGCATCGAAAAAAATGGAGCGACCTCCAGATCCAGCCGGAACCATGTGTTCGACCGGGGGGCGAGTCGGCTGTCTTCGCGCATGAACCAACTGGCCGAGGCGCATCGCTAGATCACCAGCCTGGCAGCTCGTCCATTTTTGCGTTCGGCATTGTTGTAATAGCTGGCTGCCTGCGTCACCGACTTGTGCAGCGACTGCTGCATGGCCTCGGGGAGGGGGGATGCCACGATTGGCGGCCTCGGTGAGATAGCCAGACCGCAGGCCATGCGCCGAGAACATCTCCGGGTCTAGGCCGGCCTGCTTGACGCGTGCCTTGAGGATGAAGTTGACCGATTGTGGCGTCAGCGCCCGCCGATCGATATTGCCCCACTGGTCGATGCGTCGAAACACCGGGCCGGTGTCGATTTTGGCCTCCGCTAGCCAATGTTTCAAGGCGATTACCGGCCGGCCGATCAACACGACGTGTTCGTCATCATCGGCCGTCGTCGTCTTGGTGCGGCCGAGGCTGATCGTCAGGCAGGGCAGGGGAGGGGAGCTCGCGTCGGCCGGATCGGCATGTACCGGATCCTCGTCGATTAGATCCTCGACGCGCAAACTCGCCACTTCCGATCGCCTGCGGCCGCCGGAGGCGAAGGCGAGGAGCAATAGGGCACGATCGCGGTGATCGACCAGACGATCACCGGCGCAGGTTGCCAGCAGTTTCGCCAGGATGTCGCCGGTCACTGCCTTTTTGCTCTTGCGGCGACGTTGCCGCGGCGTGGCGCGAACGGCCAGCCGCAATGCAGTCTTCAGGGACGGAGCCCTGAATGCGCCGGTCAGGCCGCGCCAGCGTGTCAGGATCGACCAGGAGGTCAGCCGCCGACGCACCGTGTCGGGCGCATGCGGGCCATCGACCCGTAAAAACCCTTCGGACCGCAATCCCGCCTCGACCTCGGCTGGCATGCCGTGGGCTGGATCGAGCGCGCGTTCGGTCGGATCCCAGAGATGATGGGCGACGAATTTCAGGAGCAGCGCCTCGGGCGCCGGCCAGGGAGGGAGTGCCGATGGCAAGCCCGCACCAGGCCTCGAGATAGCCGAGATCGGAAGCCAGCGCCCTCAGCGTATTGTCGCCCATGCCCTCCTTTGCCAGATGTTTGAGCGTGGCGACATCGTCATCGGTCAAAAGTGCCGCCAACTGGTCGCGACGATCGAACGGCAGGATGGCGTCCAGCGCATCCAGCTCTTCGGCCCGCAACAATGCGTCAGGCGGCACAACAAGCGAAGCTTTCGTCGCTACTTCCATCTATTCACTGGTCCTTCCATGGATTGACGATCACTAGGCCAATTCCCTCGAAATCAGAGATATTGCGGGTCGCCACCGAGGCACCGCGTGACAGGGCGATCGCAGCAATCTGCGCGTCGAACTGGCTGATGGGCCGGCCGGCGCTGCGACGATCCGTGGCGATGGTGGCATAGAGATCCGCCGCGTCACGGTCAAACGGCAGCACGCGTCCAAACAGATCCTCGCTAAAAATCGGCGAGATCGCCGCCTCCAGATCACGGCGGCGGCGGCCCTCCGGCAGAAGTCGTAGCCCATAGAGGATTTCCGCCTCAGTGACTGCGGTCGTGAACACCGACTGAGGGTGCTGCGCCGCCAGCCATTCGACGACGACCGAGCTTGGGGACGGCATGAGCAGTTCCGAAATGACGTTGGTGTCGAGAATGATCATTAGCCAAAATCCGGGGCGTCGCGAATAGCCTCACGGACAGGGATATCGAGGTCGATGCCACCGACTTGCGTCAGGCGCGCGCGGATGGTCTCGGCGAGATTACGCGCCGGCCTTTCGCTTGCAGCCAGGGCGGCCCGGAGAATATCGCGTGCTTCGTCCTCCATCGAGCGACCATGCGTGGCAGCGCGCACGCGCAGACGTTGCTTTAGCGCGTCATCGATATTGCGAATTGTCATGCTTGCCATCAAGTGCTCCATTCATCAATGATGACATTGTAGTCATTGATTGCAGACTATTCAACGTCAGCATCGGTTTCACATCGAATTTGTCACCAGGAACCGTTGGCGGCCGTAGCGCGAGATCGGTGGGCGGAGGGGAGGGCTCTGGGTCTTGGGATGGACGGCTCGCGGGTTGTGATTTGCCCTGACTTTACAGTGTCGATCGACCTAATCGCGCGGAACTCTTTTCATTGTTTCGATTGCGCATTCAACTTTCCAGAATCACCGGAATTTTCCTGGTCGGCCTGAATGTGCCATCAGCGGACATAGAGGCCCGATCATTCCGACGGACGAGGAATCTCGAGGTAAGTTTTCCGCCTCGGTGGAATCCCGCGCCCTATCGCGTGCGGTATGTAAGACGGTGCGTCCCAATCCCGTCCGACGGTGG
The Rhizobium lusitanum DNA segment above includes these coding regions:
- a CDS encoding 3'-5' exonuclease, whose product is MDSQLDMFAKPVVDVRPQRRDAPARSKRRPLPVPASLTDEEMVRRLEDGGQYRILRKLVPRKIAVNRRPEFQRVGVILDTETTGLNHRSDEIIEIGLIAFTFDDFGHIGDVIGVYGGLQQPGTPIPPEITKLTGITDEMVEGQMIDMQQVRRMVAPADLVIAHNAGFDRPFCEAFSNVFAAKAWACSVSEVDWNARGFEGTKLGYLIGQAGYFHDGHRTVDDCFALLEVLDRNVGEEETPFAELVRTSGQSRVRIFAEHSPFEMKDHLKGRGYRWSDGSDGRPKSWWIEIDEDALRDELHYLRSEIYRWEEADPPIQHLTAFDRFKA
- a CDS encoding ATP-binding protein, which produces MIERRITAELNELIDTSPAVALIGPRQVGKTTLALNIADHRPSIYLDLESDADRAKLAEPELYLSQHSDKLVILDEVHRLPNLFQNLRGLIDRRRRDGRKAGHFLLLGSASIDLLKQSGETLAGRIAYLEMGPIDGLEVPAHDLNTLWLRGGFPDSFLATNDRVSQRWRQDFIRTYLERDIPLLGPRIPAETLRRFWTMLAHHQSGLLNAAEFARALGVDGKTVASYLDLLVDLLLVRRLEPWHANVGKRLVKSPRVYVRDSGITHTLLGLTTQEDLLGHPVAGASWEGFVIETLIAAAPAGTQSNFYRTSAGAEIDLLLTPPGGRPWAIEIKRSLTPKLEKGFYLACEDIDPARRIVVYPGQEVFPLKNGIEAMPLASLGKSLLDLG
- a CDS encoding type II toxin-antitoxin system VapC family toxin; this encodes MIILDTNVISELLMPSPSSVVVEWLAAQHPQSVFTTAVTEAEILYGLRLLPEGRRRRDLEAAISPIFSEDLFGRVLPFDRDAADLYATIATDRRSAGRPISQFDAQIAAIALSRGASVATRNISDFEGIGLVIVNPWKDQ
- a CDS encoding FitA-like ribbon-helix-helix domain-containing protein, yielding MASMTIRNIDDALKQRLRVRAATHGRSMEDEARDILRAALAASERPARNLAETIRARLTQVGGIDLDIPVREAIRDAPDFG